One stretch of Labrenzia sp. CE80 DNA includes these proteins:
- a CDS encoding N-acetylmuramoyl-L-alanine amidase has product MADYRLKMGAWWWKFNFLAKLFRFGAAAFFVSLSLIAGGIGAANAQSSAAENKDDLPSITGARVAGDSVRTRFVLDLDRQFDVAISGLADPYRLILDLPEVHFALPDGAGREARGLVSAWRYGLFAAGKSRIVMDVNEPVTIEKTFVLPAVDDQPARMVIDLVKTTRDDFLEFAKASREKLRKGKVARKGDRLTGSGTPRDRPVIVLDPGHGGIDTGAVGIGGTLEKAVVMDFSSILKRKLEQTGRYSVHLTRESDTFVPLAERVQFGHDLEADLFLSIHADSVTRGSKVVRGATVYTLSEKASDDLAGELAETANNSDIIAGVELRDEPAEVTDILLDLARRETRNFSVFFARTLVSELKSAVRLINNPHRSAGFRVLKAHDVPSVLVELGYLSNEHDEKLLVSDEWRERMATAMVESIDGFFRPRLAQGKSSASQ; this is encoded by the coding sequence ATGGCGGATTACAGGCTTAAAATGGGTGCATGGTGGTGGAAATTCAATTTTCTGGCGAAGCTGTTCCGGTTCGGGGCGGCGGCTTTTTTCGTGTCGCTTTCTCTCATCGCGGGTGGGATCGGTGCTGCCAATGCCCAGAGCAGTGCCGCTGAAAACAAAGATGATTTGCCTTCAATCACCGGGGCCAGGGTTGCCGGCGACAGTGTTCGCACTCGATTCGTTCTTGATCTCGATCGTCAGTTCGATGTTGCGATCTCCGGCCTTGCGGATCCCTACCGGCTGATTCTCGATTTACCGGAAGTCCATTTTGCGTTGCCTGACGGTGCGGGCCGTGAAGCACGGGGCCTTGTTAGTGCGTGGCGATACGGCCTTTTTGCTGCCGGGAAGTCGCGTATTGTGATGGATGTCAATGAACCCGTAACCATCGAAAAGACCTTTGTGCTGCCAGCTGTGGATGATCAGCCCGCCCGCATGGTCATTGATTTGGTGAAGACGACCCGTGACGACTTCCTCGAGTTTGCAAAAGCGTCGCGGGAAAAGCTGCGGAAGGGCAAGGTGGCGCGCAAGGGCGACCGTTTGACCGGATCAGGGACGCCCCGTGACCGACCGGTCATTGTGCTGGACCCTGGACATGGTGGCATCGACACGGGAGCCGTGGGGATCGGGGGAACGCTTGAAAAAGCTGTGGTGATGGACTTTTCGAGTATCTTGAAACGCAAACTCGAGCAAACCGGACGCTATTCGGTGCACCTGACGCGGGAGAGCGACACATTTGTGCCACTGGCCGAGAGAGTTCAGTTCGGACACGATCTTGAGGCCGACCTTTTCTTGTCCATCCATGCCGATTCGGTTACCCGGGGCAGTAAGGTCGTACGTGGTGCTACTGTTTATACCCTGTCGGAGAAGGCATCCGATGATCTCGCTGGAGAACTCGCGGAAACAGCGAACAACTCAGATATAATTGCCGGCGTGGAGCTGCGCGATGAACCGGCGGAAGTCACCGACATCCTGCTTGACCTCGCGAGGCGTGAAACTCGGAATTTCTCGGTTTTCTTTGCGAGGACCCTTGTGTCCGAGCTGAAAAGCGCGGTCAGGTTGATCAATAACCCACATCGCTCTGCGGGTTTTCGGGTGTTGAAGGCACATGATGTGCCGTCGGTTCTGGTGGAACTCGGATATCTCTCCAACGAGCATGACGAGAAGCTGCTTGTCTCCGACGAGTGGCGCGAGCGCATGGCTACGGCAATGGTCGAATCTATTGATGGCTTCTTCAGGCCGAGGCTCGCTCAAGGCAAAAGCAGCGCCAGCCAATAG
- a CDS encoding penicillin-binding protein 1A has product MKFLVKFFGYLFGIGAAVGLVIAAGVWIYLERLNEGLPDYTALKNYEPPVMTRVHAADGSLMAEYASERRMFLPIQAMPDLLKQAYLSAEDKNFYKHIGVDPEGIARAVVRYVQYFGTGRRPEGASTITQQVAKNFLLTNEVSFERKIKEAILALRIEQAYTKDEILELYLNEIYLGIRSFGVAAASLLYFDKSVHELSLEEMAYLAALPKAPNNYHPFRQRERAIARRNWVIDRMVENGYVEFDIGEEAKAKPLTVTPRETGTQLFAAEYFTEEVRREVASIYGVDRLYEGGLSVRSTLDPKLQVLARKALQDGLMSFDRKRGSWGGPVDKIAINGDWGVELGQIEALADIPEWQLAVVLGGAGAAADVGLQPSKLVNGKLSDDRVTGKLFLDTMKWARVSGREPRAVEDVLAPGDVVYVQESPVAPGSYELRQVPKVSGALVAMDPYTGRVLAMVGGFSFAQSEFNRATQAYRQPGSSFKPFLYAAALDNGYTPSSVVMDAPLEISQGPGLGTWRPQNYGGKFYGPSTLRTGIELSRNVMTVRLAQDMGMPLVAEYAKRFGIYDNMLPVLSMSLGAGETTVMRMTAAYATIANGGRKIRPTLIDRIQDRYGRTIFKHDSRICDGCTQDDWDGQVEPTLIDDREQILDPMTAYQITSMMEGVVQRGTATSVRAVGRPVAGKTGTTNDEKDAWFMGYTPDLAVGVFVGYDTPKPMGRGATGGQVAAPIFTEFVKAALDAKPPVEFRVPKGLQLIPINRRTGLRAAAGTPGTILEAFKPGMAPPDSYSVIGFQDDMGVPRTVSPEAGQAVLSGTGGLY; this is encoded by the coding sequence ATGAAATTCCTTGTGAAGTTTTTTGGCTATCTGTTCGGCATTGGAGCCGCCGTCGGGCTGGTGATCGCAGCTGGCGTGTGGATCTATCTGGAACGGCTGAATGAGGGCCTGCCGGATTACACCGCGCTCAAGAACTACGAGCCGCCGGTGATGACCCGTGTTCATGCGGCTGACGGTAGTCTTATGGCCGAATACGCCAGCGAGAGGCGTATGTTCTTGCCAATTCAGGCCATGCCGGACCTGTTGAAGCAGGCGTATCTGTCCGCGGAAGACAAGAATTTCTACAAACACATTGGTGTCGACCCCGAGGGTATCGCGCGTGCTGTTGTTCGCTATGTGCAGTACTTTGGCACTGGCCGGCGTCCGGAAGGGGCGTCGACCATCACCCAGCAGGTCGCGAAGAACTTCCTTCTGACCAACGAAGTGTCCTTTGAGCGCAAGATCAAGGAAGCGATCCTCGCGCTGCGGATCGAGCAAGCCTATACCAAGGATGAGATCCTCGAACTCTACCTCAACGAGATTTACCTCGGGATCCGCTCTTTTGGCGTGGCCGCGGCCTCGCTGCTCTATTTCGACAAGTCTGTTCATGAGCTGAGCCTTGAGGAGATGGCTTATCTTGCCGCTCTTCCCAAGGCCCCCAACAACTATCACCCGTTCCGTCAGCGTGAGCGTGCCATCGCGCGCCGCAATTGGGTCATCGACCGAATGGTGGAAAATGGCTACGTCGAATTTGACATTGGCGAGGAGGCCAAGGCCAAACCTTTGACGGTCACACCGCGCGAGACCGGGACGCAGCTTTTTGCAGCTGAGTATTTTACAGAAGAAGTTCGTCGGGAGGTTGCTTCGATCTACGGCGTGGACCGGCTCTACGAAGGTGGGCTTTCCGTTCGGTCCACCCTCGATCCCAAACTGCAGGTTTTGGCGCGAAAGGCACTTCAAGACGGGTTGATGAGTTTCGACAGAAAACGTGGTAGCTGGGGAGGACCGGTCGACAAGATTGCGATCAACGGCGACTGGGGCGTTGAACTCGGTCAAATTGAAGCGCTCGCAGATATTCCAGAATGGCAGCTCGCAGTTGTCCTTGGCGGCGCGGGTGCGGCGGCGGATGTCGGCCTGCAGCCTTCCAAGCTGGTCAATGGCAAGCTGTCCGACGATCGCGTCACCGGCAAGCTCTTCCTCGACACCATGAAATGGGCCCGGGTTTCCGGCCGGGAACCGCGCGCCGTTGAAGACGTGCTCGCTCCCGGGGATGTGGTCTATGTTCAGGAAAGTCCCGTCGCTCCCGGCAGCTATGAGCTGCGGCAGGTGCCTAAGGTTTCCGGCGCTCTGGTTGCCATGGATCCCTATACAGGTCGCGTTCTTGCTATGGTCGGCGGCTTCAGCTTTGCGCAAAGCGAGTTCAATCGCGCCACGCAAGCCTATCGGCAACCCGGGTCGTCATTCAAGCCATTCCTCTACGCAGCAGCCCTCGACAATGGCTACACGCCGTCGTCCGTGGTCATGGATGCGCCGCTGGAAATCAGCCAAGGGCCGGGACTTGGGACGTGGAGGCCGCAGAATTACGGCGGCAAGTTCTACGGCCCGTCGACCCTACGCACTGGGATCGAGCTCTCGCGGAACGTCATGACCGTGCGCTTGGCGCAGGACATGGGGATGCCGCTCGTTGCCGAATATGCCAAGCGCTTCGGCATCTATGACAATATGCTGCCGGTTCTCTCGATGTCACTCGGGGCAGGGGAAACCACGGTCATGCGGATGACTGCTGCCTATGCGACGATTGCCAATGGTGGCCGGAAAATTCGTCCGACCTTGATCGACAGGATCCAGGATCGTTACGGACGCACGATCTTCAAGCACGACAGCCGGATTTGCGACGGCTGTACGCAAGATGACTGGGACGGTCAGGTTGAGCCGACGTTGATCGATGACCGTGAGCAGATCCTCGATCCGATGACGGCCTATCAGATCACATCGATGATGGAAGGCGTTGTTCAGCGCGGAACGGCAACGAGCGTCCGTGCAGTCGGCCGCCCGGTTGCCGGCAAGACCGGCACCACCAACGATGAAAAAGACGCATGGTTCATGGGCTACACGCCTGATCTGGCCGTTGGCGTCTTCGTTGGCTATGATACTCCCAAGCCGATGGGCCGTGGCGCGACCGGTGGCCAGGTTGCCGCTCCGATCTTTACGGAGTTCGTCAAGGCGGCTCTCGATGCAAAGCCGCCAGTCGAGTTCCGGGTTCCAAAGGGGCTGCAACTCATTCCGATCAACCGGCGTACAGGGCTTCGCGCCGCTGCCGGCACTCCAGGAACAATCCTGGAAGCATTCAAGCCCGGCATGGCACCGCCCGACAGCTATTCGGTCATCGGCTTTCAAGATGATATGGGTGTGCCGCGGACGGTTTCTCCCGAGGCCGGTCAGGCTGTGCTGAGCGGCACGGGCGGTCTCTACTAG
- a CDS encoding Rne/Rng family ribonuclease, with translation MANKMLIDAAHPEETRVVVVRGNRVEEFDFEAANRKQLRGNIYLAKVTRVEPSLQAAFVEYGGNRHGFLAFSEIHPDYYQIPVADRQALLDAEASEAGNGEDETEEKPKRRPRRRSKAAANASDETISAPVEAGDGEAQPSSETASETAADSQSKDGKDAQQDEEEAAAETSEGETDASESNSDTEQDGNGDNDASDDDSDEDQVESVGAEDAMEEVPVRRQARRQYKIQEVIKRRQVILVQVVKEERGNKGAALTTYLSLAGRYSVLMPNTARGGGISRKITQPTDRKRLKKIASELEVPEGMGVILRTAGASRTKAEIKRDFEYLMRLWENVRDLTLRSTAPSLVYEEGSLIKRSIRDLYNKDIDEVLVAGEDGYREAKDFMRMLMPSHAKNVQPYRDPSPVFIRYGVEPQLDAMFSPQVTLKSGGYIVINQTEALVSIDVNSGKSTREHNIEDTALQTNLEAAEEVTRQLRLRDLAGLVVIDFIDMEENKNNRAVERKLKDCLKNDRARIQVGRISHFGLLEMSRQRIRTGVLESSTTPCPHCHGTGMIRSVESVALHVLRSLEDNLLKGATHNLIIRTTTEVALYILNQKRRNLSDLEARFAVDVEVQADEMVNGQLYVLERADPVDRDRIPQPVIPTVQPDTIDLEDDIEEQEVDEEEEVEAREQSEDGDRDRKRRRRRKRRRGGADNGSSDTSEARTSSGDETASEGDAEAGDEGDDAQRAEGGDEPRRKRRRGRRGGRRGRRNGDENGQLDENGEPIPTAEGEQTESAGADAAEGEAPAAAADSSSDDASVAKDAEPAAEAQEVPSEERAASPDEAPTAPVEASTTVTEEAAPAKQEQEEAAVEKIEISTPTPSNEPVAPVVTSERASESEAETKPKRGGWWQRRSFF, from the coding sequence ATGGCAAACAAGATGCTGATCGATGCGGCCCACCCGGAAGAAACCCGGGTCGTCGTCGTACGCGGCAATCGAGTTGAAGAATTCGACTTCGAAGCAGCTAACAGAAAGCAATTACGCGGTAATATTTATCTCGCGAAAGTGACAAGAGTAGAACCTTCGCTGCAGGCGGCCTTCGTGGAATACGGCGGCAACCGGCACGGGTTCCTTGCGTTCAGCGAAATTCATCCGGACTACTATCAGATCCCCGTCGCCGACCGCCAGGCCTTGCTGGATGCGGAAGCGTCCGAGGCTGGCAATGGCGAGGATGAGACGGAAGAAAAGCCCAAGCGCCGGCCGCGCCGCCGGTCCAAGGCAGCCGCAAACGCATCCGACGAGACCATTTCCGCGCCGGTTGAAGCTGGTGACGGCGAAGCACAGCCTTCTTCAGAAACAGCATCTGAAACGGCTGCGGACAGCCAGTCGAAAGATGGCAAGGACGCCCAACAGGATGAGGAGGAGGCTGCCGCTGAAACCTCCGAGGGCGAAACGGATGCTTCAGAGTCCAACAGCGACACGGAGCAAGACGGTAACGGCGACAATGACGCCAGCGACGACGATAGTGACGAAGACCAGGTTGAATCCGTTGGCGCGGAAGACGCCATGGAAGAAGTCCCGGTTCGTCGCCAAGCGCGCCGCCAGTACAAGATCCAGGAAGTCATCAAGCGCCGTCAGGTGATCCTCGTCCAGGTGGTCAAGGAAGAACGCGGCAACAAGGGCGCTGCCCTGACGACTTACCTGTCGCTTGCAGGACGCTACTCGGTTCTCATGCCGAACACGGCTCGTGGCGGCGGCATCAGCCGCAAGATCACGCAGCCAACCGACCGTAAACGCCTCAAGAAGATCGCATCCGAGCTGGAGGTGCCTGAAGGCATGGGCGTAATCCTGCGTACCGCAGGTGCAAGCCGTACCAAGGCCGAGATCAAGCGCGATTTCGAATACCTGATGCGCCTTTGGGAAAACGTCCGCGACTTGACCTTGAGGTCGACGGCGCCAAGTCTCGTCTACGAGGAAGGCAGCCTAATCAAGCGATCGATACGAGATCTCTACAACAAGGACATAGACGAGGTCCTTGTTGCTGGCGAAGACGGTTACCGAGAGGCAAAGGACTTTATGCGCATGCTCATGCCGAGCCATGCCAAGAATGTTCAGCCCTACCGCGACCCCTCGCCCGTCTTCATCCGCTATGGCGTCGAGCCGCAGCTGGATGCGATGTTCTCACCGCAGGTGACATTGAAGTCCGGCGGTTACATCGTCATCAATCAGACGGAAGCCCTGGTTTCCATCGACGTGAACTCGGGCAAATCCACGCGCGAACACAACATCGAGGACACCGCGCTTCAGACCAACCTTGAGGCTGCCGAGGAAGTCACCCGGCAGCTGCGTCTGCGCGACCTTGCTGGCCTTGTTGTTATCGACTTCATCGATATGGAGGAGAACAAGAACAACCGGGCTGTCGAACGGAAGCTGAAGGATTGCCTGAAGAACGACCGCGCCCGCATCCAGGTCGGCAGGATTTCGCACTTCGGTCTTCTCGAGATGTCGCGGCAGCGCATCCGCACAGGCGTCTTGGAAAGCTCCACAACGCCCTGCCCGCATTGCCACGGCACGGGTATGATCCGGTCGGTGGAATCGGTTGCCCTGCATGTTCTTCGTTCTCTCGAAGACAATCTGCTCAAGGGCGCGACACACAATCTGATCATCCGCACGACGACGGAAGTCGCCCTCTACATCCTCAACCAGAAGCGCCGGAACCTCTCCGATCTTGAGGCGCGCTTTGCCGTTGATGTCGAGGTGCAGGCGGACGAGATGGTCAATGGCCAGCTCTACGTGCTTGAGCGTGCTGACCCGGTTGACCGTGACCGTATTCCGCAACCGGTCATTCCGACCGTTCAACCCGATACCATTGACCTCGAAGACGACATCGAGGAACAGGAGGTCGACGAAGAGGAAGAGGTCGAAGCACGCGAACAGTCCGAGGACGGGGACCGGGATCGCAAGCGCCGCCGTCGCCGCAAGCGCCGTCGGGGTGGCGCCGACAATGGCTCAAGTGACACCTCGGAAGCGCGCACCAGTTCTGGTGACGAGACCGCATCTGAAGGTGACGCAGAGGCCGGTGATGAGGGCGATGACGCTCAACGCGCCGAAGGCGGCGATGAGCCGCGCCGCAAACGCCGGCGGGGACGCCGAGGCGGACGCCGCGGACGGCGCAATGGCGACGAAAACGGCCAGCTTGATGAAAACGGCGAGCCGATCCCAACTGCAGAAGGCGAGCAGACTGAGTCGGCTGGCGCAGACGCAGCTGAGGGTGAAGCCCCCGCAGCTGCCGCAGACAGCTCGTCCGACGACGCTTCTGTAGCCAAGGACGCTGAACCGGCCGCTGAGGCTCAGGAAGTACCTTCCGAGGAACGAGCTGCAAGCCCGGACGAAGCTCCAACCGCGCCTGTCGAAGCGTCTACCACCGTGACAGAGGAAGCTGCACCGGCCAAACAGGAACAGGAAGAGGCAGCCGTTGAAAAGATTGAGATCTCGACACCGACGCCGTCGAACGAACCTGTCGCACCTGTGGTGACGAGCGAACGTGCGTCTGAGAGCGAAGCTGAGACCAAGCCGAAACGCGGCGGATGGTGGCAACGCCGGTCCTTCTTCTAA